Proteins found in one Venturia canescens isolate UGA chromosome 6, ASM1945775v1, whole genome shotgun sequence genomic segment:
- the LOC122412414 gene encoding uncharacterized protein: MHSGRTLAIEGEKQVQCLVQSVSSTTHSYTIQPTISADGKLLSPLFLVLKEPTGKIGPIVEKTLFRPDNVYIEVSKSGKLTSDHFKIWLQHVFFPKIGSKSLLLIDSWTGHCPQAVLDVGLQIEMSK; this comes from the exons atgcattccggaagaactttagcaatcgaaggagaaaagcaagtacaatgtcttgtACAATCAGTCTCATCTACGACCCACAGTTATACGATTCAGCCGACTATATCAGCTGACGGCAAACTGctatctcctctatttttggttttaaaagaaccaaccggcaagattggtccaatagtggagaaaacgcttttcagaccagataatgtgtacatagaagtatccaagtctgggaagcttacttcag atcatttcaaaatttggttgcagcatgtgtttttcccgaaaattggttcaaaatctttattactgattgattcttggACTGGACACTGTCCCCAAGCTGTACTTGATGTTGGACTTCAAATAGAGATGTCAAAGTAA